The Stigmatella ashevillena genomic sequence AGGGCTCATTGTGGGTGATCCACTTCTTCACCCGGTTCCCCAAGAAGCGAGCGACGACGCCCGCGTACTCGGCGAACGCCTCCGCCGTCGACCGCTTCGTCCAGCCGCCCTCGTCCTGGAGCACCTGGGGCAGATCCCAGTGGTACAGCGTCGCGTAGGGCTCGATCCCCGCCTCGAGCAACGCGTCCACCAGGCGGCCATAGAAGTCCAGGCCGGCTTGATTCACCTTTCCACGGCCCGCAGGGAGGATGCGCGGCCACGCGACGGAGAAGCGGTAGTGCTTGATCCCCAGGCTCTTCATCAGCGCGATGTCGTCGCGGAAGCGATGGTAGTGATCACACGCGACATCGCCGTTCGTTCCGTCATTCACCTTTCCAGGCGTCTTCGAGAAACGATCCCAGATCGACTCACTGCGCCCGTCTTCCGACGCGGCGCCTTCAATCTGGTAGGAGGACGTGGCGACCCCCCAGGCAAACTCTTTGGGAAAACTGATGTTTGTCATACTTTTGGGACCTCGACTCAGCGAATCTCGTCAGGACGCAGCGCCCTCTGCCAGGGCACTCCTGGGACCCACGGCGCTCTGCGCCTGCGAGTCCACCGGACTGGCAGCGGTGCCCTGTCCAAACAGATGACACCGCACCCAGCGATCCTGGGCCAGTTGTGTCGCCCCTGGCATCTCCTGGCGGCACACCGCCATGACGCTCGGGCACCGGTCCGCGAACGGGCAACCCGGCGGCGGATCAATCAGCTTGGGCGCACCTGACTTCGCCTTCAGCTCGCTCTTCATCGAGCCGTTCGGGTCTGGCACCGCGGAGAGCAGCAGTTGCGTGTAGGGGTGCGCGGGCTTGTGCATCAGCTCCTCGCTCGGCGCGCCCTCCACGATATGGCCCGCGTACATCACCATCGTCCGGTCCGCGAAATAACGCGCACTCGCGATGTCATGCGTGATGTACAGGTAGGCGATTCCCCGGTCCGCCTTGAGGCGCTCCATCAGGTTCAGGACGCCGACCCGGATCGACACGTCGAGCATGGAAATCGGCTCGTCGGCCAGAATTACAGAGGGCCCTGGAGCCAGCGCCCGCGCGATCGCCACACGCTGCCGCTGGCCTCCCGAGAGCTGATGCGGGTAACGGCCCGCGATCTCGGCCGCGGGGTTCAGATCGACGGTGGCGAGCAGCTCATGCACACGGTCCCTGAGTTCGGCGGCGCCCTTCGCCTTGCCGTGCAGAATGAGGGGCCGCTCGAGGTGGTTGCCGATCGTATGGACCGGATTCAGCGACCCGAACGGATCCTGGAAGATCATCTGCACCTGCGCCCGGTAATCGAGCGAGGCATGCCGCGGCTCCTCCTGGAGAATGTCCCTGCCACGGAAGAGAATCTTTCCGCTCGACGGCTCCATCAACCGCACGAGCAACCGCGCGATCGTGCTCTTGCCGCTGCCGGACTCTCCCACGAGCGCGACGACCTGCCGGGCGCCCAGCGTGAAGGAGATCTCGTTGAGGGCCCTCAGCCGCTTCGGCTTGAAGCCCCCTCCGACCTGAAAGTATTTGCCGAGGTCTTTCGCCTCGAGGATGACCTGGTTCTCCTGATGGGTGATCGTCATGGTGAATCCAGGTGGCAGGCCTCGATGTGATCAGGCCCCAGCTCGCGCAACTCGGGCGCGTCGGAGCGGCAGCGGTCCACGGCCGAGGGACAGCGCGGGTGGAAGCGGCACCCCACGGGGAGCTTTCGCATGTCCGGAGGGGAGCCAGGGATGCCCACGAGCTTGCGGCGGGGCCCTCGGACCGAAGGAACCGAACCCAGCAACCCCTTCGTGTACGGGTGCTTGGGCGCGTGGAACAGCTCCCGCGAGGGCGCCATTTCCATGAGCTTGCCCGCGTAGAGGACCGCGATGCGCGTGGAGAACTCGAGGATCAGCGAGAGATCATGCGTGATGAACAGGATCGAAAACCCAAGCTTCTCCTTGAGCTCCGAGACCTGATGCAGGATCTCCTTCTGCACCACCACGTCGAGCGCTGTCGTCGGCTCGTCCATGAGCATCAGGGGCGGCTCGAGCGCGAGCGCAATCGCGATCACCACGCGCTGCCGCATCCCTCCCGAGAGCTGGTGCGGGTAGCTCGTCAGCCGCGAGCTATCGATTCCCACGAGCTTCAACAGCGACACCGCCCTGTCGACGGCATCGGAGCGCTTCACGCGCTGGTGCGCCTCGATCGCGTCCACGATCTGATCTCCGATCGTGAGGATCGGGTTGAGCGAGTTCATCGCGCTCTGGAAGACCAGCGAGATCTTGCGCCAGCGCAGATCCCGCAGCCGCGCCTCGTCCATCTCCAGCACGTCCTCGCCTTCGAAGAGCACCTGCCCGCCCGTGATGACCGCGGGAGGCCGGAGGATCCGCAGCAGGGCCTGCGCCACGGTTGACTTGCCGCTCCCCGACTCCCCAGCGAGCCCAAGGACCTCGCCCTTCCCAATGTCGAAGGAGACGCCATCGACGGCGCACACCGGACCCGCGGGCGTCAGGTATTCGACCCGGAGATCACGCACCGAGAGCAACGCCGGGGACTTAGCTTCCATTGCGCCTCACCACGGGGGTCGAGAGCCCCGCTTCCAGATCATGGCTCTTGAGGAGCCGCGTCCATGTCCCTTCCGCCCGCAGCCGCGGGTTGGTGATCTCATCGATCGCGAAGTTGACGAGCACGAGCGCGAACCCGATGAGCGCGACGCACACTCCCGTGGGAA encodes the following:
- a CDS encoding ABC transporter ATP-binding protein, which translates into the protein MTITHQENQVILEAKDLGKYFQVGGGFKPKRLRALNEISFTLGARQVVALVGESGSGKSTIARLLVRLMEPSSGKILFRGRDILQEEPRHASLDYRAQVQMIFQDPFGSLNPVHTIGNHLERPLILHGKAKGAAELRDRVHELLATVDLNPAAEIAGRYPHQLSGGQRQRVAIARALAPGPSVILADEPISMLDVSIRVGVLNLMERLKADRGIAYLYITHDIASARYFADRTMVMYAGHIVEGAPSEELMHKPAHPYTQLLLSAVPDPNGSMKSELKAKSGAPKLIDPPPGCPFADRCPSVMAVCRQEMPGATQLAQDRWVRCHLFGQGTAASPVDSQAQSAVGPRSALAEGAAS
- a CDS encoding ABC transporter ATP-binding protein produces the protein MEAKSPALLSVRDLRVEYLTPAGPVCAVDGVSFDIGKGEVLGLAGESGSGKSTVAQALLRILRPPAVITGGQVLFEGEDVLEMDEARLRDLRWRKISLVFQSAMNSLNPILTIGDQIVDAIEAHQRVKRSDAVDRAVSLLKLVGIDSSRLTSYPHQLSGGMRQRVVIAIALALEPPLMLMDEPTTALDVVVQKEILHQVSELKEKLGFSILFITHDLSLILEFSTRIAVLYAGKLMEMAPSRELFHAPKHPYTKGLLGSVPSVRGPRRKLVGIPGSPPDMRKLPVGCRFHPRCPSAVDRCRSDAPELRELGPDHIEACHLDSP